The Macrobrachium nipponense isolate FS-2020 chromosome 19, ASM1510439v2, whole genome shotgun sequence genome contains a region encoding:
- the LOC135211935 gene encoding tigger transposable element-derived protein 1-like, translating to MAPMKTSGSASTGKRRMMSLEIKLEIVEKHEQGMRVKELAKHYNCTTSTICTILKQKESLKKIKPAKGVKIISKHRTDVHEKMENLLHGEAASADVKAAEEFVKTFAEFVEAEGYIPQQIFNCDETGLFWKMPRRTYITEEEKKMPGHKPMKDRLTLALCANASGDCKIKPLLVYHSENPRAFKAHKVMKEKLHVMWRANPKAWVTRQFFIDWVNLVFGPLVKKYLKDNNLPLRALLVLDNAPAHPPQIEEEILDEYNFVKVLYFPPNTTPYPPANGPTGNIKFQETLHQAPVSQLL from the exons ATGGCACCAATGAAAACAAGTGGTAGTGCAAGTACcgggaagaggaggatgatgtcCCTTGAAATAAAGCTTGAAATCGTTGAGAAGCATGAGCAAGGCATGCGAGTAAAGGAACTGGCCAAGCACTACAACTGTACAACGTCAACGATCTGCACCATCTTAAAGCAGAAAGAGTCCCTAAAGAAAATTAAGCCAGCCAAAGGTGTCAAGATTATTTCAAAGCACCGTACAGATGTGCATGAGAAGATGGAGAATCTGCT GCATGGTGAGGCAGCAAGTGCTGATGTAAAGGCAGCAGAGGAGTTCGTGAAAACTTTTGCAGAATTCGTCGAGGCAGAAGGATACATCCCCCAGCaaatcttcaactgtgacgagacagGGCTGTTCTGGAAGATGCCGAGGAGAACATACATCAccgaagaggagaagaagatgccAGGACACAAACCTATGAAGGATAGGTTGACCCTCGCCCTGTGTGCCAATGCGAGTGGCGACTGCAAAATAAAGCCGCTACTCGTATACCATTCGGAGAACCCCAGAGCCTTTAAAGCACACAAGGTAATGAAGGAGAAACTCCATGTTATGTGGAGGGCAAACCCTAAGGCGTGGGTCACCAGGCAGTTCTTTATCGACTGGGTAAACCTTGTGTTTGGTCCTTTGGTGAAGAAATATTTGAAGGACAACAACCTGCCCCTGCGAGCCCTTCTCGTCCTTGACAATGCTCCTGCACATCCACCACAGATCGAGGAAGAAATACTCGACGAGTATAATTTTGTGAAGGTTCTCTACTTTCCTCCAAACACCACCCCCTATCCTCCAGCCAATGGACCAACAGGTAATATCAAATTTCAAGAAACTCTACACCAAGCACCTGTTTCGCAGTTGCTTTGA